ttttaattaatcactaaatataccttataaatatataatattgaaAACAATATAATTAGAATTTTATATGTTGTGTAGATActgatttataatattataataataataattaaagatacattattttttgaataaatcacTAAATATAACTTATAAATATACAATATTGAAAACAATATAATTAGAATTTTATATGTTgtatagataataataataataataataataattaaagatacattatttttttaattaatcactaaatatgccttataaatatataatattgaaAACAATATAACtagaattttatatattgtgtagggataaaatgaaaaaacaaaaattttaagaacCATCTTTTCAAACATGTAAAGTAATTGTAATTATACTATGCAGTATAAAAATATCCCAAATCATGATTTAAACATAGTGTAATTGACAATTTTTAACAGCTCCTACAAGTCCAAAGGAGGAGGGAATTACTAGCAAGATCAAGATGGAGTTTGGCATGAGAATGGCTAGGCGTGTGATTCTCAAGGAAATCAAGAATGGCAGCAAAAAGAATTTGATATTGTCTCCACTATCACTTAACTATGCTGAATTTGGAGGCTTCAGGTTCCACAGGACGTTGTTTGGAGCAGTTGCTAATAGCTATTGCAACCATGAGTGAAACGTCATACAAGACCAGCAGCGATCACAGACAAGAACAGTTGTCTAGCCAGGAACACCAAGAACCTATATTTCATGGAAAAGAAAAACGAAAACGAAAACGCTACAAGACTGACCTCCAAGGACGGTTCTCTCCTTCTGCAAGTGAAAATCAAGCACCAACCATAGGTTATGTAAATGGGATTTGGGCTGATAATAAATTCCCTCTTAAAGATTCTTTCAAGATGATTGCTAACTGTTGACTTCGTTTCCAGGTAGGTATTCTTCATGTTCTCTTTCTCTTCTACTTTCTAAAATGATTGATAAATCCTGCAATTTGATCACATGCTTGAAGGTTTTTTGAATTTAAATGAGCAATACAGACTACCCATTTCTAACTTCATCCTGGGTCTTTAGCACTAAATTATTCTTGGGAAATTATTGGTGCATTTGTACACATAAGGTCCTTTCATAAATTTCGAGTCTCTGATAGAATTATGCTTTAAGATGATatggatgaaaaaaaaaaaattctcagtTGGGAAACATATCAGTCTCTCATAAAAATTCAAACCCACTGTTCATGTATTAATCAAGTCATTATATGTAAGAGTGTTCTTGTTATTGCAACTTTTTTTCTTTTGAAGggtaagaaaatgaaaaaaaaaaaaaaacatatgggCCAAAAAGCAAATAAAGGTCTCATAAAGAATCTTCTTCAACCTGATTGCTTTGACAAGTATCCTATGCTTGTGCTTGCCAATGAACTCTACTTCAAAGGAACTTGGGTTATACTTTCGACACTACAAGAACTCCTCATAAAGACTTTCATCTTCTCAGTGGAGCAACCGTAAAAGTTCCCTTCATGACTGGTGGCTCAGGTAAGCTGCCATTTTATGGATCCTTTGAGGGTTTCAAGCTTCTCAAATTACCATATAAAAATGGGCAAGAAAATAAGCAATTCTCTAtgtacatatttcttcctgataaGAATGATGGACTACAAGAATTAATGGAAAAGCTGACTCTAAACCAAGATTGTTGCATGACGAATTAGAAACTTGAGCAAGCAAAGCTTTCTAAGATGTGGATTCTGAAGTTGAAGTTTTCATATGACATAGAAGCATCAGGTGTGATGTAAGAAGTAGGATTAACACTGCCTTTTGAGGAGACTGACCAAGGGTTGACAGAGTGTTGGAGTAAAAGTGTTTAAACGATTGGAATTTCTAGTTTTAGCAGTAGGCAAGAAAGTTTTCAATTTAAAAAGTTGAAAGACAGATAAAGCAACTGATCTAATTTTATTTCATTCAAAGTGCAGAATTTatacaagaaaaaataacaaATTACTCCTACTTTTATGGTCTGTTACAACTGAAATCATAACAAATGTAATCTAAAGTACAACTAAAAACAGCAAATCTTCATACTTGAGAGATTGCAGCAACAACCTTCAAAGACCAAGTCTTCAGTGATTGGAACCTGGAATGTCAACATCTGAACACTCCTCCTTGACATCTAGGTGACAAACACCTATCTTTTGTTTAAGAACTTCAAATCTTTCTTTTGGCAATGGCTTGGTAAACATATCAGCAAATTGATCTTCAGAAGAACAATGAACAAGCAACACTTCATTGGATTGTTGAActtctctaataaaatgaaacttgatCTTTATATGCTTTGTCCGACCATGAAACACTGGATTTTTTGAAATTGAAACTGCAGAAATGTTgtcaaccataacttgagttgccTCAACTTGTTTTTGCCCCAaatcttccaataattttcttaaCCAAATAGCCTGATTTACAGCAGCTGCAGCAGCAATGTATTCTGCTTCTGCTGTGGATTGTGCTGTAGTTTCTTGTTTTTTTGAGCTCCAAGAGAAAAAACCAGAACCTAGAGAAAATAAGTACCCTGAGGTGCTTCTAGAATCATCAACACTGCCTCCCCAATCACTGTCAGAATAGCCTAATAGCTTCAGGTCTCCTTCTGCAGATTTGGAAAATTGAACTCCATGGGAAATAGTTCCCTTGATGTACCTCAGTACCCTTTTAGCTGCTGAGAAATGTTTTTCACTTGGAGAATGCATGAACCTGGAAAGCAGACTAACAGCAAAAAGTATGTCAGGTCTAGTAGCTGTGAGATACAAAAGGCTACCAATTAAACTTCTATACAAGCTTTCATCTATTTTCTTGGAGTCATCATCCTTGCTTAGCTTCTCACTTGTTGTCATAGGAGTAGATACAGGTTTGCAGTCctgcattttgaatttttttagcaCATCCATGGCATACTTCTTTTGACATATGAAGATACCTGAACATGATTGCATCACTTCCATCCCTAAAAAATAATTCATAACTCCAAGATCAGTCATTTCAAAGACTTTCTTCATCTCATCCTTGAACTCTATAATTAGCTCAAGATGGCTTCCGATTATGAGTATGTCATCTACATAAATGGAGACTATTAGAAGTTGACCTCCACTAGATTTCACATACAAAGTTGCTTCACTTTGGCTTCTGCAAAAACCTAGTTGATGTAAATGACTGTCCACTCTAACATACTGTGCCACAGGAGCTTGTTTCAAGCCATACAAGGCCTTTTTTAGCAAATACACATGATCTTCTTTGCCTGGAGCTATATACCCATCTGGTTGCTCTACATATATTTCTTCATCAAGAAATCCATTCAAGAAGGCAGATTTGACATCTAATTGATGAATTTGCCAAGAATATTGAGCAGCAAGAGCAATAAGGAGCTTGATTGTATCATACCTTGCCACAGGAGCAAAGGTCTCCTGAAAATCCACACCATACTGTTGGGCATAGCCTTTCACCACCAATCTGGCTTTGTGTTTGCAAATTGTACCATCAGGATTGAGTTTtgttttgaaaacccatttgacTCCTATCACCTTGTGATTTTTAGGCCTTTCTACCAATCGCCAGGTTTCATTTTTATTGATCATCTCCAGTTCTTCTCTCATTGCTCTCCTCCATTCTTGAAAATCCTTTGCTTCAGAATAACTTGAAGGTTCTGAGATTGCCAAGCTGCAATTTTGATAGATGTCCTGCAAGGATCTTGTGCCTCTTACTGgtatgtcattaaagttttcttCATGAATTTGATCACCAATAGAGACATCTAGTTGCATGTTATTCTGATTTTGCCAATCCCAAGTTATTGCCTCATCAACCTTCACATCCCTGCTCAAGATAATTTTGTTAGTTTGAAGGCAATAAATTCTATAACCTTTAGTTGATGAACCATAGCCAATGAGAATTCCCTTTTGTGTTCTGCTGTCAAGTTTGTTTCTTTTTTGTTCAGGCACTTGATAGTAGCTTATGCTCCCAAACACCTTGAGATGATGCATTGAGGGTTTGACACCATTCCAAGCTTCATATGGTGTCTGGTTCTTCAACTCCTTTGTGGGTAATCTATTAAGCAAATACACAGAGGTATTGACAGCCTTTGCCTATAATTTTTTTGGCATCTTTTTCTCAAACAATAGACACCTAGCCATCTCCATTACAGTTCTGTTCTTCCTCTCAGAGACACCGTTCTGCAGTGGTGTGTATGGTGTTGTTAATTGATGTTCTATACCTGCAATGCTGTAAAACTCAGCAAATTGAGTGGAAGTATATTCGGTGCTATTGTCAGATCTCAAGATTTTAATCTTCATGCCACTTTGATTCTCTACAAGGGCTTTGAACCTTTTGAAAACTAAAAAAACTTCACTTTTGAATTTGATAAAGTACACCCAGCACATTCTTGTATAATCATCAATAAAGAGAGTGAAGTATTTGTCACCACTCAATGATTCAGTTCTCATGGGGCCACACACATCTGTGTGAATGAGTTGAAGATTCTCAATGGCTCTCCAAGATTGATTCCTTGGGAATGGCAATTTTGCTTGTTTGCCTTGTTGACAAGTCTCACATATTTGAGCCTTTTCAGAAATTTCAGGCATATTTTCAACCAGCCCACACTTCTTTAAGTTTGCTAAACTCCTTTGGTTGAAGTGTCCAAACCTTTTATGCCACAAGTTTGAAACACCTTGAGTGATGCTAGCAAAAGCATGTTCAGCAGCTTGCTCCCAATCAATGGTAAAACTCTTGTTTTTCATTTTTACACAAATTAATTTTGCTCCAGAAGGATCAAAGATGGTGCATTGATCGTCTCTGAACTGCAGAGAATATTCCTTTCCAAGCATCTGACCTACACTCAATAGATTTTGGCTAATGTCAGGTACAAATAACACATCAGGGATGTATTTGATACCTGAATTTGTTTTGACCGCTGCTGTGCCTCTTCCTTTAACTTTCACATATTCTCCATTGCCAATCTTCACCTTAGAGCTATAGGTTTCATCAAGATTTTTGAACATTGTAGCATTGTGACACATGTGGTGTGTACATCCACTATCAATGAGCCATGTATTGCAAGTAGAATTGCTATGCAAAGATGAAGCAACAAAAAGTTCCTCCTCCTGAGATTCAGCATCTGCTGTTTGTGCTTGTTGATTACTTTGAGGGCCCTTGTTCTTGAACTTGCACACTTTGGTGATATGTCCAAGTTGCTTACAATTGCCACACATTGCATCAGGCCTCCACCAAAGATGATTTCTCTAGATGAGTATTCTTCTTGCAATGTGTGCAAGGTGGATATTTTGAACCTTCATTACTGCTGCTTCCTTCATTTTTGCCTTTGATCTTCTTATTGAAGAGTTTTTTTCCTTTGCTAGGCTGCTGGTTTTGCACATGAAAGGCACCTTCAGTTTGTTTGCCTTGTCTCAAGGCCCTCCTTTGCTCTTGTGCCTGAAGAGCATTCATTAATTCTGCAAGAGAAATGGTGGAGAGATCCTTGGACTCTTCAAGAGAGGAGATTTTAGACTCAAACCTTTCTGGAAGTGTCACAAGAACCTTTTCAACAATCCTGTTATCAGGAAAATCTTCACCAAGCAACCTGATTTTGTTAACAATCAAGGAAATTCTGTCAGAATATTTGGCGATGGATTCATCTTCTTGCATGCATCTTCTTGCATGCTTAGAGACTCAAAGTCCCTTTTCAGGTTCAAGATTTGCATCTGTCTAGTTCTATCACTTCCTTGGTACTCAACTTTTAGCCTGTCCCATGCTTCTTTAGCAGTTTGGCATGCCATGATCCTAGGGAATACTGAATCTCCCACAGAATTTTGAATAAGTGTCTTGGCTTTGAACTTTTTGGTCTTTTCTTCAGAGTGGGCCTTGATTTGGGCCAAGGTAGGGTTTGGTGGTAGTGGAGCCACTAGCCTATCTTCAACTACAACCTCCCATAGATCAAATGCCTCCAAGTAAGATTGCATCTTCACTGACCAAATTTGATAGTTTTCACCAGTGAAGACTTGCGGAGTTAACAAGGAAAGGTTGCTGGTTGCCATTTTTGGTTAAAAGGGTGAGGGTTTTAAAGCAACTCTAGGTTTTCTCTCAAAACTCACAAGTCCTATAAGACCAactgaggctctgataccacttgttggAGTAAAAGTGTTTAAACGATTGGAATTTCTAGTTTTAGCAGTAGGCAAGAAAGTTTTCAATTTAAAAAGTTGAAAGATAGATAAAGCAACTGATCTGATTTTATTTCATTCAAAGTGTAGAATTTatacaagaaaaaataacaaATTACTCCTACTTTTATGGTCTGTTACAACTGAAATCATAACAAATGTAATCTAAAGTCCAACTAAAAACAGCAAATCTTCATACTTGAGAGATTGCAGCAACAACCTTCAAAGACCAAGTCTTCAGTGATTGGAACCTGGAATGTCAACATCTGAACACAGAGATAGTGGATTCTGCTTATGTTGACAGTTTATATATCCAAAATGATTCACAAATCTTGCATTGAAGTGGATGAGAAAGGTAAGAAGGCTGCAGCATCGACTCTATCCCATTTCAAACTTAGTTGCGCGCGAAATCCCAGTTTTGTTGCAGATCATCTTTCCATGTTCATGATTAAAGAAGAAATGTCTGGAGTTGTGTGTTTTGTTGGAGCAACAATAAATCCTCTTAAAGGATTAAATAAACATTTAGTTTGATAGGACAATGAtagaatttgatttaattttgttTGTTGATTAgaaaaaattttacatattgctGTTTTAACTTTTATAGGACAATTTCCTTGCTTCTTAATTttgtctttatttatttattgggatttttcttttttttggatTTCCACACTGAAACTAAAAGATAAATTAACTGAACATGAATTAACCAGTCCCTTCAGGGACATCCAATAAAAGACATGAATTAATCACACTAGTATCTCACCACTGGCATGCTAACCTAAGTCCGTATGCATTGCAGTGTCATTTTGAGGTCAGGCTAATATATATAAGCAATTATCAGTCTTCAAATGGCACATTTCAATCTCAGTATAGCATGTGAGTAAAATATAATCTGAGTACTGAAGTTtcttaaagtaaatatgcagcaaGGAGGTTTGCAGATGAAACTGGTCATCCCTTACTCATCTATCCTTAAAGCAGAAAAACACTACTCGAGACTGAAATCTAGTATTTTAGATTGTTGATCATGAATTAATAGTAACAGAATTACAGAAAAAGTGTTGTGTTTCTCTTATAGTCTTGTGTACTCAAATGGGTAAACCCAAGATAACTGTGTAGGGGAAAAAAATTAAGaacaaaaaaaatttagtagAAACCTTTACACTGGATTTCGCAGAGATCATAAGATGTCACTATCGTTGTCTTGTTAACTTGCTGATGGAGTGCAGATAAACGGAGACAGAGACAACACTGGAAAAATACAAGACAGTATTAGTCAGTAAACAAAACCACCTTGCTTTTTGAATATTAACAATATTTACCCTGCATGTGTTATAAAGATGGCAGGCGTGCAGAATTAGGACAAAGAGAATGCAGATATAAAATTATAATCTCCACAGTTGAGATAATCGATGTGTTGATTAATGACCAGTCCTACGACTGCAAATGATATATGGCAGCAGGACAGGATAATTGTGAAGACTGATGCATAGACTACAGCAAAGGGAGTTAAAGTGTGTGCTAAGGCAGCTTACGTTGAGCCGAGGAAGAAAGCAAGGGATAGATGAAAGCCAAATAGAAACACAGACACAATTGCTGTGAGAAGCATCGCCACTGAAGTAGCATAGACCTGCACCATATTTGGAACATATATAAATATAGGAACTACACTTAGAGGATCATAATATGCTGCGATTgcgttttattttctttttcaactgctccaaattttcagaGTTGAAAACATGTAGAATGAAAATAGAAAATGGTTGTTCATATCAACTGAGCCACCAAGTTCAGCCTCAGATCCCAATTTCCTCGACCATAGTAACTAATATTCCCACCCAAGATTACATTTAAAATTGCACATTCTAAAAACTTAAAAACCATACTAAAAACTAGATGACATAAGAGAAGAAATAATTAGTACATAAAATTAGCTATTTTTCACTGAACAAAATATCACATATTGACTTCACATTTTCATCAAATAAAGGAAAAAGTTTATCAACATGCTATACTCATgtaaatgtaaattaataaaacctAACAATTCCAAGAGTATGTTTTACCTTTACAATGTTGTCCGCATACTTCATTACCATGGATACAGCAATGCCACTGCacaggaaaaataaaaatatcagaACCTAAAGTGGACAATATGGAATTTTTGAAGATGAAAGAACTTCCACTGCATGTTCATGTCAAGTAGCAATATCATGAATGAAATTCATTTACCAAAGCGCTCCTATTAGGCTGTCAGAAAGGTTGACGTTCTTAGCACCATTTAGGGAAAAGCATTGGAGAAAAAAATGGTAGATGTAAAATAAAGCAGCCTTTATTATATATTAGCCTTTTTTATTATTGTCTCATACCTATTTAAGTAATTTATGCTTCCACCAGCTGAGCACAAATATTTGTTTCTCAAACTACTAGTGATGGAAAAGTCCTCTTCTTAATACATTTGAAGGAAGGATCTCATTAGACAGGGGGAAAAATCCCAACATCGGCACATAGAAGAGTAGACAACAATGCTATGAATAAGATTGTTTAATGACAAATGCTTTCTAACACTTTTTCAGATGTCCCTAATCATTTCTACAATGTCTATATAATCTCAGCTACCAAGAACATTACAAATACTAATCTTTCCCGAAAAAATGGAACACAAACAAACCACTGATAAACATGACAAGCCAGGAAAGAGACGTAACAAACCTGAGTGCATGATTGAGAATCATGAGAACTGTAATCAAGGAGTATCCATGGAAGAACCCCCTGGAATtaaatacacaaatataaacaccATTGCTGAGAGTAAGAAGCCATTTTAAGTTACTTAAACCACTGAGCAAAGAGATAAGGGTTTTTCCACTAAAGGTATGGTTAAATCAGTGTAGTAATGAGATCCCAAGATATAAGGAAAGAATAGTGACAGAAATCATTTACTCGAAATCATAAAATAATAGAAAAGTTCAAATTTACTTGTTCATGACTGCATCAAAATCTTGAATCAGAATGGCAACAGCATTGAAGACCATCCCAAAGACATACAACCAGAAGTTTTGCACATTTATGTTTCTTGAAGGACGCTTTTTAATTATAGCCTGTCAAAAGCAAAAGTAATAATCATAGTTTCACCCATTCAATTGAGAATCACTTCTAGCACTCAGTTCATACATCCTTGACTGAGATGATTTTATATCTAAACTCAGTCCAGCTCTTGGCGGAGGTACGCTATTGCTAGCAGGCAAAGATAACAAAAGCATAAATTAATGTTTTAAACATTAATTTCAGCTCATTAAGGTAAAGGTACAACCACTACAATTCAAAAACACACCTCAGTGTACACTCCAGCAAAACCACTTAAAAGTGCCATTACCTGCAAAGGACTCATTGATTAGTAGCTTAACAAATAAATAGGAAAATTAAAACCTTCTttattccttttttcttttttcaactAAGCCTGAAAGATGTGAAAGACTCACAATGGCCATTATCCAACCCTGATAAGGTGTTTGAAGAACATGATCAGAACTGCAAAAAGAATTTCATTTTCCAAAGCAGCCATTCAATTAAATAAACAAAAGAATTTATGTTAGAAATGAAGATTATATTCATAAAGAAATGAACTACAATGTTAAAAGGCCCATTGGGCCTTGGGTTATGACGACACATGACCCGTTCTGTTAAAATCCCCACCCCCTATGGCCCTATCCCAAATCCAACAGAATTTGAAGCAGGGACCTCCATATTGGAAAATCCAAGTTGAAACCATTTAAGTGTCCCTTCATAACAAAACAATGTTTTTGATCCTCAATTCTCAAACATGGTTATACACATGGAGATATCAATTGATAGTTTAAacattttaccaaattttcaacTCCATGACATTGGAAAAAATGTGTAAAAGAATACTTCATCCGTTACTCAAAGGTAAACTAGGTTGTGGGTTTCAAACTGCAACATGCACGTCTATTAGTATATGCTAAGAGATAAAGTGGACTAATCCTATCACAGAAGAAACTGAAAGAGAAGTAGTGATCAATCTTACGAAGGGTTCAATTGTGCTGTGGTACATCCAGCGCATAATAGAATGAAAGCTGCCCACTGAATCTCACTTAACCTGAAAACAATATATTCATTAGAACACAGAACCTGACATGAATTTAGCAaaacatctctctctctctctctctctctctctctctctctctctttcttttgaggCACATCTACGTTGTTGTTTGGTTAAGTTAATCAGCTTGTTTTGTTGGCATTTTAGATCAGTTTCCCATGAAGTCAAGGAAGCCACTTCCTTCACTTCCCAAGAAGTAACTTACTTACCTTGATTGGGGTAAGTTACTTTACTTCCTGGAAAGTGAACTCCCCAGGAAGTAGGGAGCTTGAACCAAACGTGAAGTAAAAATTAACAGCAGCATCTGGTAGATAAGGCTAGTTAAGTTCCATaacaaatgataacaataacattcAGCATGGAAGAAACAGAAAAGACTTACTTTCTCTTAAGTATCATTTGATATAAAACACCAGTGCTTATAATATTAAGGTTTTTGAGTATTTGATAACCGGGAGCATCCACATAGGCAAAGATGTAATACTGCCAGAAAAATTGGAAAGAATAAattatttgttttataaaaaaaaatgttacaACTAAAATTATAATTAACAAACAATTAGCTGAACCCACCTGAAGCAAATTCTTGACAAGGTAAAGTGCAGCAGGAATGGGATAAACACTAACTTCATCCAAAGTAGTAGACAACCTAGAGATTTACAAAGCACAAGATATTACAAGATGCTTAGTATATTAATTTAAAGAAGAAACAGCCATTCAAAACTGAACATGGGTCCAAGTCTATAATTCAACTATGGAGGTCAAatgtttaaaaatttcaaatggatAAAAGCACAAAAACAAAATTAAAGCACAACATGGATATGATacgataatttaaaaatttttactacAA
This is a stretch of genomic DNA from Hevea brasiliensis isolate MT/VB/25A 57/8 chromosome 12, ASM3005281v1, whole genome shotgun sequence. It encodes these proteins:
- the LOC110649520 gene encoding CMP-sialic acid transporter 4, whose translation is MEYRKIKDEDKDEGAAGDDIESLRNKSLSAPISNMATLGGDSNDRSKWKRKTIVTLALTILTSSQAILIVWSKRAGKYEYSVTTANFLVETLKCVLSLAALARIWKNEGVTEDNRLSTTLDEVSVYPIPAALYLVKNLLQYYIFAYVDAPGYQILKNLNIISTGVLYQMILKRKLSEIQWAAFILLCAGCTTAQLNPSSDHVLQTPYQGWIMAIVMALLSGFAGVYTEAIIKKRPSRNINVQNFWLYVFGMVFNAVAILIQDFDAVMNKGFFHGYSLITVLMILNHALSGIAVSMVMKYADNIVKVYATSVAMLLTAIVSVFLFGFHLSLAFFLGSTVVSVSVYLHSISKLTRQR